The Narcine bancroftii isolate sNarBan1 chromosome 11, sNarBan1.hap1, whole genome shotgun sequence genome has a window encoding:
- the LOC138745681 gene encoding LOW QUALITY PROTEIN: plasma protease C1 inhibitor-like (The sequence of the model RefSeq protein was modified relative to this genomic sequence to represent the inferred CDS: inserted 1 base in 1 codon), giving the protein MLYSTSYPLTVLYDHFLKVQAAKIPLFGMNSFIILLPNGRTLKQIESSLDNKTMVRLVERLDQMNVAPTAVLLPRINIDFXQNLLGPFRKMGLQEALLNPNLCGLTRGEDLSITSATHRVVLSLNEEGVEASAVTSLTVGRSMLSFEVIHPFIWILWDNKQGYPLFMGRMVDPSR; this is encoded by the exons atgctctacagcacaTCGTACCCCCTCACCGTTCTCTACGACCATTTCCTGAAGGTGCAG GCAGCGAAGATCCCCCTGTTTGGGATGAACAGTTTTATCATCCTCCTCCCTAACGGACGGACCCTGAAACAGATCGAGTCGTCCCTCGACAACAAGACCATGGTGCGGCTCGTGGAAAGGTTGGACCAGATGAATGTTGCACCCACGGCTGTCCTCCTGCCCCGAatcaacatcgact tccagaaCCTTTTGGGACCTTTCAGGAAAATGG GTTTACAGGAGGCTCTGCTCAATCCCAACCTCTGTGGGTTGACAAGGGGTGAAGATCTCTCTATCACCTCCGCCACCCACCGAGTTGTCCTCTCTCTCAATGAAGAGGGGGTTGAGGCATCAGCTGTCACCTCCCTCACCGTGGGAAGGAGCATGCTATCCTTTGAGGTCATTCATCCCTTCATCTGGATACTGTGGGACAACAAGCAGGGCTATCCACTCTTCATGGGGAGGATGGTGGATCCCTCCCGTTAG